A single region of the Etheostoma cragini isolate CJK2018 chromosome 3, CSU_Ecrag_1.0, whole genome shotgun sequence genome encodes:
- the ppp1r37 gene encoding protein phosphatase 1 regulatory subunit 37 isoform X3, with amino-acid sequence MDIGVDLSLDESGVLETESTNVSSFSDKTLDSESTPSQDVPAGSTAESPSDPSQTSSTVASATDQAGLYPLVEEVGDKHKPSGKRVTFPSDEDIISGAVEPKDPWRHAQNVTVEEIISSYKQACQKVNCKPIPKVLKQIQELKDLTQRNECLDLKGEKLDYKACESLEEILKRVQFKVIDLEQTNLDEDGASALFDMIEYYESATHLNISFNKHIGTRGWQAAAHMMRKTSSLQYLDARNTPLLDHSAPFVARALRISGSLAVLHLENAGLSGRPLMLLATALKMNMNLRELYLADNKLNGLQDSAQLGNLLKFNYNIQILDLRNNHILDSGLAYVCEGLKEQRKGLVTLVLWNNQLTHNGMGYLAAALPCTQSLETLNLGHNSVGNEGVHKLKDGLIGNRSVLRLGLASTKLSCEGAVAVAEFIAESPRLLRLDLRENEIKTGGLMALSLALKVNTSLLRLDLDREPKKETVKSFIETQRALLAEIQNGCKRNFILAKEKEETEQKMRQSTSMAEIATEDGTTEEEEEEPAAEERGDKGDKEVEGKGETAVNEGQTSSQSGDSNETNIPQMILESDSDTEDEEDEEVVTKSSSTSNSSPRLNQTTPQTQTGVAQPFLSASCTSSTLSASPTGSPSLISGITVTESAVPSGTPPSPGRCISVSSPGRGHKIFMVTRVESPPEQLQLQMSAPAAPILAKEASKKPVDGITPATQPTWPLPSSQTHTQTQLTQADLKESSAALSTDCKLKDQSPVSHLESAVNATVEPQSTSQPPEDATASTLDPEVTDPSQQAPVLPSNSSSVQAAAFPLPKEVMEGIKSPQLEPTCVEGKKEGEEEEGLVEDVTQVSTEGERKQFDELSQTQTCIPAEQLQQPLAIALEQLQDELSSASEESKLPNQSEEGEGLPIEEKQEEPANLSEDEKPSLKEKEDIQPSQEEPCPKQQTEADEQAAEPVLSVQTDQQKPPIPQGGAEELNTPAGDASKSPEPATSESVSPVKDEDSPDESSADEDECFAEAPEEEIVGSALPNGLKPEFSLHLLDESPKPGSCVMEHVSVSCGQDLEELLLEASLEMGRDAP; translated from the exons ctCAGAATGTGACGGTGGAGGAGATCATCTCTTCCTACAAACAAGCTTGTCAGAAAGTCAACTGTAAACCCATACCCAAAGTGCTCAAACAGATACAG GAACTGAAAGACCTGACTCAGCGAAACGAATGCTTAGATCTAAAAG GTGAGAAGCTGGACTACAAAGCATGTGAGTCTCTGGAAGAGATTTTGAAGAGGGTCCAATTTAAAGTGATAGACCTGGAGCAGACCAACCTGGACGAAGAT GGTGCATCAGCCCTGTTTGACATGATCGAGTACTATGAGTCAGCCACACATCTCAACATCTCCTTCAACAAGCACATTGGCACACGGGGATGGCAGGCCGCAGCTCACATGATGAGAAAG ACGAGCTCTCTGCAGTATCTCGATGCACGTAACACTCCCCTGCTGGACCACTCGGCTCCCTTCGTAGCACGAGCGCTCAGGATCAGTGGCAGCCTGGCAGTCCTCCACCTGGAGAACGCTGGTCTGTCTGGCAGACCGCTCATGTTGCTGG CTACGGCTCTGAAGATGAATATGAACCTGCGGGAGTTGTACCTAGCAGACAACAAGCTCAATGGCCTGCAGGACTCGGCCCAACTTGGAAACTTGCTCAAGTTCAACTACAACATTCAGATCCTGGACCTGCGCAACAACCACATCCTAGACTCCG GTCTGGCCTACGTGTGCGAAGGACTAAAAGAGCAGAGGAAAGGTCTCGTCACTTTGGTGCTATGGAACAACCAGCTCACACACAATGGCATGGGCTACCTCGCTGCTGCActg CCATGCACCCAGAGTCTGGAGACCCTTAACCTCGGCCATAACTCCGTGGGTAATGAAGGGGTCCACAAGCTGAAAGACGGACTGATCGGGAATCGCTCCGTGCTCAGACTGGGCCTCGCTTCCACTAAACTGTCCTGTGAAG GAGCTGTGGCTGTGGCTGAGTTTATCGCTGAGAGCCCCAGACTGCTGCGTCTGGACCTTCGAGAGAATGAGATCAAGACAGGTGGACTGATGGCCCTTTCACTCGCCCTTAAAGTCAACACCTCTCTGCTGCGTCTCGACCTTGACCGGGAGCCCAAGAAAGAAACT GTAAAGAGCTTCATTGAGACCCAGCGCGCCCTGCTGGCTGAGATCCAGAATGGCTGTAAGAGGAACTTCATCCTGGCTAAGGAGAAGGAGGAAACAGAGCAGAAGATGAGGCAGTCAACATCCATGGCTGAAATCGCCACAGAGGATGGgaccacagaagaagaggaggaagaaccagcagcagaggagagaggggacaAAGGGGACAAAGAGGTAGAGGGAAAAGGTGAAACGGCAGTCAATGAAGGACAAACAAGCAGTCAGTCAGGAGACAGCAACGAGACCAACATTCCTCAAATGATCCTGGAGTCGGACTCGGACactgaggatgaggaggatgaggaggtggTAACAAAGTCCTCTTCCACATCAAACTCCTCCCCTCGCTTAAACCAGACTACTCCTCAAACCCAGACAGGGGTTGCACAGCCCTTCCTCAGTGCCTCATGTACATCCTCAACCCTGTCCGCCTCACCTACTGGCAGCCCGAGCCTCATTTCCGGTATCACCGTTACAGAATCTGCAGTCCCTAGTGGCACCCCTCCGTCTCCTGGTCGCTGTATATCTGTCTCTAGTCCAGGGAGGGGTCACAAGATCTTTATGGTAACTCGGGTGGAGAGCCCCCCTGAGCAGCTACAACTCCAGATGAGTGCACCTGCAGCTCCCATCCTGGCTAAAGAGGCCTCAAAGAAGCCTGTAGATGGGATCACACCCGCGACACAGCCGACATGGCCACTGCCTTCatctcaaacacatacacaaacacaactgacACAGGCGGACTTGAAGGAGAGCTCAGCTGCTCTGTCAACAGACTGTAAACTCAAAGATCAGAGTCCAGTATCACACTTAGAGTCGGCAGTAAATGCTACAGTAGAGCCACAGTCTACAAGTCAACCCCCAGAGGATGCAACAGCTAGCACTTTAGACCCAGAAGTGACAGATCCAAGTCAACAAGCACCGGTCCTGCCATCAAACTCCTCATCGGTGCAGGCTGCAGCATTTCCGCTCCCTAAGGAGGTAATGGAGGGAATTAAAAGCCCCCAACTTGAGCCCACTTGTGTtgagggaaagaaggaaggagaggaggaggaaggtctTGTAGAAGATGTGACTCAGGTGAGCACCGAGGGAGAGCGTAAACAGTTTGATGAACTGAGTCAAACCCAGACTTGTATCCCTGCAGAACAATTGCAGCAGCCGTTAGCAATTGCTCTTGAACAGCTACAGGATGAGCTATCATCTGCATCAGAGGAAAGCAAGTTACCAAACCAATCAGAAGAAGGAGAGGGCCTTCCCATAGAGGAGAAGCAGGAAGAGCCAGCCAACTTGTCAGAAGATGAAAAACCCagtttaaaagagaaagaggacatCCAGCCATCCCAAGAGGAACCATGTCCAAAGCAGCAAACGGAGGCAGATGAACAGGCGGCGGAGCCTGTTCTCTCCGTCCAGACTGATCAACAGAAACCACCTATCCCTCAAGGTGGAGCTGAGGAGTTAAATACTCCAGCAGGAGACGCCTCAAAGAGTCCTGAACCAGCCACGTCTGAGTCCGTCTCCCCAGTCAAAGACGAGGATTCACCTGATGAGAGCTCTGCAGACGAAGACGAGTGTTTTGCCGAGGCTCCGGAGGAGGAGATAGTCGGTTCAGCTCTACCCAACGGCCTGAAGCCTGAgttctccctccatcttctgGACGAAAGCCCTAAGCCCGGCAGCTGTGTGATGGAGCACG TGAGTGTGAGCTGTGGACAAGACCTGGAGGAGCTGCTGCTAGAAGCCAGTTTGGAGATGGGGAGAGACGCACCATGA